From Streptomyces sp. NBC_00775, one genomic window encodes:
- a CDS encoding chorismate-binding protein: MLDLPPLARFGGLVATGLLDVTSDPAALDSNGFWAVSADFEGRLTCARFRDVREEPVPAPVPGRWRGPTAGDWKSSLDRAAYTAGVRRIREHIAAGEVYQANLCRVLWAPIAPDADVDELTALLARGNPAPYAGTIRLPGHGVEIATASPELFLRRFGRVVESGPIKGTGRTEADLLEKDYAENVMIVDLVRNDIGRVCATGSVTVPELCVVEKHPGLVHLVSTVHGELRENAGWPELLAAAFPPGSVTGAPKSSALRIIDALETAPRGPYCGGIGWVDADRGTGELAVGIRTFWIDREEGVLRFGTGAGITWGSDPEGEWRETELKASRLLAVASGEYEANEGTLR, translated from the coding sequence GTGCTCGACCTCCCTCCTCTCGCCCGCTTCGGTGGCCTCGTCGCGACCGGCCTCCTCGACGTCACCAGCGACCCCGCGGCCCTGGACTCGAACGGTTTCTGGGCCGTCTCGGCCGACTTCGAGGGGCGTCTGACCTGCGCCCGCTTCAGGGACGTACGAGAGGAGCCGGTGCCCGCGCCGGTGCCCGGGCGGTGGCGGGGACCCACGGCCGGTGACTGGAAGTCGTCCCTCGACCGCGCCGCGTACACCGCGGGCGTACGCCGTATCCGCGAGCACATAGCGGCCGGCGAGGTCTACCAGGCGAACCTCTGCCGCGTCCTGTGGGCGCCCATCGCTCCCGACGCCGATGTCGACGAGCTGACCGCGCTGCTCGCGCGCGGCAACCCGGCGCCGTATGCCGGAACGATTCGCCTGCCCGGTCACGGGGTCGAGATCGCCACCGCGTCCCCCGAACTCTTCCTGCGCCGCTTCGGCCGGGTCGTCGAGTCGGGTCCGATCAAGGGCACCGGACGCACCGAGGCGGACCTCCTGGAAAAGGACTACGCCGAGAACGTGATGATCGTGGACCTGGTCCGCAACGACATCGGGCGCGTCTGCGCCACCGGCAGCGTGACCGTCCCCGAGCTGTGCGTCGTAGAGAAGCACCCGGGGCTCGTCCACCTCGTCTCCACCGTCCACGGCGAACTGCGCGAGAACGCGGGCTGGCCCGAGCTCCTCGCCGCCGCCTTCCCGCCCGGCTCCGTCACCGGAGCCCCCAAGTCCAGCGCCCTGCGGATCATCGACGCCCTGGAGACCGCGCCCCGTGGCCCGTACTGCGGAGGCATCGGCTGGGTCGACGCCGACCGTGGCACCGGAGAGCTCGCCGTCGGCATCCGCACCTTCTGGATCGACCGGGAGGAGGGGGTGCTGCGCTTCGGTACGGGCGCGGGCATCACCTGGGGCTCGGACCCCGAGGGGGAGTGGCGGGAGACCGAGCTGAAGGCCTCCCGGCTGCTCGCGGTAGCGTCGGGAGAGTACGAGGCAAATGAAGGGACCCTTCGGTGA
- a CDS encoding SsgA family sporulation/cell division regulator → MNTTVSCELHLRLVVSSESSLPVPAGLRYDTADPYAVHATFHTGAEETVEWVFARDLLAEGLHRPTGTGDVRVWPSRSHGQGVVCIALSSPEGEALLEAPARALESFLKRTDAAVPPGTEHRHFDLDTELSHILAES, encoded by the coding sequence ATGAACACCACGGTCAGCTGCGAGCTGCACCTGCGCCTCGTTGTGTCGAGCGAGTCCTCACTGCCTGTTCCCGCAGGACTGCGGTATGACACGGCCGATCCCTACGCCGTGCACGCCACCTTCCACACCGGAGCCGAGGAAACCGTCGAGTGGGTGTTCGCCCGCGACCTCCTCGCCGAGGGCCTGCACCGGCCCACCGGTACCGGCGACGTCCGAGTCTGGCCGTCCCGGAGCCATGGCCAGGGCGTCGTATGCATCGCCCTGAGCTCTCCGGAGGGCGAGGCACTACTCGAAGCCCCGGCGCGGGCCCTTGAGTCGTTCCTGAAGCGAACGGACGCCGCCGTGCCCCCAGGCACGGAACACCGGCACTTCGATCTCGACACGGAGCTCTCACACATCCTGGCCGAGAGCTAG
- a CDS encoding GNAT family N-acetyltransferase, giving the protein MTTTLRPTEPLQHAADGALSRRYQVCVNSRPVGGIHLSTHPEYGPTVARIAELFIEEPDRGRGRGTVAVLAAEEVVRGWGCRRIETSVPGDAEPALRLATTLGYVVSNRNMAKQLDGSVADLPVGSVVRPMTEAEFVPWLANQREAFARVLIELGVPEDEAYSKTDQGHAKFLPDGLASENTFMSVLEHDGVPVGVLWVGLWPDMAFVLDVEADAEHRGHGHGRTLMLVAEAQAVAAGRNRIGLNVYAGNTPAERLYESLGYETTMYHLYKNLP; this is encoded by the coding sequence ATGACCACGACCCTGCGGCCGACCGAGCCGCTTCAGCACGCCGCCGACGGGGCGCTGTCACGCCGCTATCAGGTGTGCGTGAACAGCCGTCCCGTGGGCGGGATCCACCTCTCCACGCACCCCGAGTACGGCCCCACCGTGGCCCGCATCGCGGAGCTGTTCATCGAGGAGCCGGACCGCGGGCGGGGCCGGGGCACGGTGGCCGTGCTCGCGGCCGAGGAGGTGGTGCGCGGCTGGGGTTGCCGGCGCATCGAGACGTCGGTGCCCGGCGACGCCGAGCCCGCGCTCCGGCTCGCCACGACGCTCGGGTACGTCGTGAGCAACCGGAACATGGCGAAGCAACTGGACGGCTCGGTGGCCGACCTGCCCGTCGGCAGTGTCGTCCGGCCCATGACGGAGGCCGAGTTCGTCCCCTGGCTGGCGAACCAGCGCGAGGCATTCGCTCGTGTCCTGATCGAGTTGGGCGTGCCCGAGGACGAGGCGTACAGCAAGACGGACCAGGGACACGCCAAGTTCCTGCCGGACGGTCTGGCCAGCGAGAACACCTTCATGAGCGTCCTGGAGCACGATGGCGTCCCGGTCGGCGTGCTGTGGGTGGGGCTGTGGCCCGACATGGCGTTCGTGCTCGACGTCGAGGCCGACGCGGAGCATCGGGGCCACGGCCACGGGCGCACTCTGATGCTGGTGGCCGAAGCCCAGGCGGTGGCCGCCGGGAGGAACCGCATCGGCCTCAACGTCTACGCGGGCAACACCCCGGCCGAGCGGCTCTACGAGTCACTCGGCTACGAGACGACGATGTACCACCTCTACAAGAACCTGCCCTAG
- a CDS encoding TrmH family RNA methyltransferase has product MADLITVENPDDPRLRDYTGLTDVELRRKREPVEGLFIAEGEKVIRRAKDAGYEMRSMLLSAKWVDVMRDVIDELPAPVYAVSPELAEQVTGYHVHRGALASMQRKPLPTAEELLRSARRVVVMEAVNDHTNIGAIFRSAAALGMDAVLLSPDCADPLYRRSVKVSMGAVFSVPYARLETWPKGLESVREAGFNLLALTPDEKARSLDDAAPHRMDRVALMLGAEGDGLSTQALMAADEWVRIPMAHGVDSLNVGAAAAVAFYAVATGRPEN; this is encoded by the coding sequence GTGGCCGATCTCATCACCGTTGAGAACCCCGACGACCCGCGTCTGCGCGACTACACGGGCCTGACCGACGTGGAGTTGCGCCGCAAGCGCGAACCCGTCGAGGGCCTGTTCATCGCCGAGGGCGAGAAGGTCATCAGACGCGCCAAGGACGCCGGGTACGAGATGCGCTCGATGCTCCTGTCCGCCAAGTGGGTCGACGTCATGCGCGATGTCATCGACGAGCTCCCGGCCCCGGTGTACGCGGTCAGCCCGGAGCTCGCCGAGCAGGTCACCGGCTACCACGTGCACCGCGGCGCGCTCGCCTCCATGCAGCGCAAACCGCTGCCCACGGCGGAGGAGCTGCTGCGGTCCGCGCGCCGGGTGGTCGTCATGGAGGCGGTCAACGACCACACCAACATCGGCGCGATCTTCCGCTCCGCCGCAGCCCTCGGCATGGACGCGGTCCTGCTCTCCCCGGACTGCGCGGACCCCCTCTACCGCCGCTCGGTGAAGGTCTCGATGGGCGCGGTCTTCTCGGTCCCCTACGCCCGTCTCGAGACCTGGCCCAAGGGCCTGGAGTCGGTCCGTGAAGCCGGTTTCAACCTGCTCGCCCTCACCCCGGACGAGAAGGCGAGGTCCCTGGACGACGCGGCCCCGCACCGGATGGACCGGGTCGCGCTGATGCTCGGCGCGGAGGGCGACGGCCTCTCCACGCAGGCCCTGATGGCGGCGGACGAATGGGTCCGCATCCCCATGGCCCACGGCGTCGACTCCCTCAACGTGGGCGCGGCGGCAGCGGTCGCCTTCTACGCGGTGGCGACGGGCCGCCCGGAGAACTGA
- a CDS encoding serine/threonine-protein kinase: protein MDMAMMRLRREDPRVVGSFRLHRRLGAGGMGVVYLGSDRRGQRVALKVIRPDLAEDQEFRSRFAREVSAARRIRGGCTARLVAADLEADRPWFATQYVPGPSLHDKVAEEGPLSAADVAAVGAALSEGLVAVHEAGVVHRDLKPSNILLSPKGPRIIDFGIAWATGASTLTHVGTAVGSPGFLAPEQVRGAAVTPATDVFALGATLAYAATQDSPFGHGSSEVMLYRVVHEEPQLHGVPDALAPLVRACLAKDPEERPSTLQLSLRLKEIAAREAQGMPDARPPAPRTDPDRPTGRLAEQYAEQRTQRRPQGTPPPRTGGTNGGSRTGSRPAPARNTGRSGSRPAPRSGTGRPAPRTTGTGRRPANPRLLRQRLFVFVVVTLLVALGIAAAQGCQGPARGLDDGDVRKDVRQEQSSFAPLPTGELMAEQYRSELQKDG, encoded by the coding sequence ATGGACATGGCGATGATGCGCCTGAGGCGCGAGGACCCGCGTGTCGTCGGCTCGTTCAGGCTTCACAGACGGCTCGGCGCGGGCGGGATGGGCGTTGTCTACCTGGGCTCCGACCGGCGTGGCCAGCGGGTCGCGCTGAAGGTGATCCGACCGGATCTGGCGGAGGATCAGGAGTTCCGGTCGCGGTTCGCCCGCGAGGTCTCGGCGGCCCGGCGCATCAGGGGCGGCTGCACGGCGCGGCTCGTCGCCGCCGACCTGGAGGCGGACCGGCCGTGGTTCGCCACGCAGTACGTGCCCGGTCCCTCCCTGCACGACAAGGTCGCCGAGGAGGGACCGCTGTCGGCCGCCGACGTGGCCGCCGTCGGTGCCGCCCTCTCCGAGGGGCTCGTCGCCGTGCACGAGGCCGGTGTCGTACACCGGGATCTCAAGCCGTCCAACATCCTGCTGTCCCCGAAGGGGCCGCGGATCATCGACTTCGGCATCGCCTGGGCGACGGGGGCGAGCACGCTGACACACGTCGGCACGGCGGTCGGGTCCCCCGGCTTCCTCGCGCCCGAGCAGGTGCGCGGCGCCGCCGTCACGCCGGCCACGGACGTGTTCGCGCTCGGCGCCACGCTCGCGTACGCGGCAACCCAGGACTCGCCCTTCGGGCACGGCAGTTCCGAAGTGATGCTCTACAGAGTGGTGCACGAGGAGCCCCAACTGCACGGCGTTCCGGACGCCCTGGCGCCGCTCGTACGCGCGTGTCTGGCCAAGGACCCCGAGGAGCGGCCCAGCACGCTCCAACTGTCCCTGCGGCTCAAGGAGATCGCGGCCCGCGAGGCACAAGGCATGCCGGATGCACGGCCGCCCGCGCCGCGCACCGATCCCGACCGGCCGACGGGGCGCCTGGCCGAGCAGTACGCCGAGCAGCGCACCCAGCGGCGTCCGCAGGGCACACCCCCGCCGCGCACGGGCGGGACGAACGGCGGCTCGCGCACGGGTTCGCGCCCGGCGCCCGCCCGGAACACCGGCCGCTCCGGCAGCAGGCCCGCGCCCCGCAGCGGTACCGGCCGTCCCGCGCCCCGGACCACCGGCACGGGCCGGCGGCCCGCCAACCCGCGGCTGCTGCGCCAGCGGCTCTTCGTGTTCGTCGTGGTGACGCTGCTCGTGGCACTGGGCATCGCGGCGGCGCAGGGGTGCCAGGGGCCGGCGCGCGGGCTCGACGACGGGGACGTACGGAAGGACGTACGCCAGGAGCAGTCGTCGTTCGCACCGCTGCCCACCGGGGAACTCATGGCCGAGCAGTACCGGAGCGAGCTTCAGAAGGACGGCTAG
- a CDS encoding carbohydrate ABC transporter permease has translation MGTAVTLVKDSSPPDAPEMRSVAPAAGKRRGRRENLAGYLFMSPWIAGFLLLTAGPMAASLYFAFTDYNLFNSPKWIGFDNFTKMFDDPRWQKSVEVTAKYVIIGTPLKLLLALGVALLLAQSRRGQAFYRAAFYAPSLIGASVSVGFVWRALFSDDAIVDRTQSFFGFHTGGWVGDPNWVLYSLVALTVWQFGAPMVIFLAGLKQVPKELYEAAEVDGAGPFRRFWNITLPMISPVLFFNVLLETIHSFQIFGSAYVVSNATCGPADATLVYTCYLYQKGFKESQMGFASAMAWMLLLAVALVTAVLFWSQKRWVHYEEDAR, from the coding sequence ATGGGAACCGCAGTGACGCTCGTCAAGGACTCCTCTCCGCCCGACGCCCCGGAGATGCGCTCCGTGGCCCCCGCCGCCGGAAAGCGGCGGGGGCGCCGGGAGAATCTCGCCGGCTATCTCTTCATGTCCCCGTGGATCGCGGGCTTCCTGCTGCTGACCGCGGGCCCGATGGCCGCCTCGCTCTACTTCGCCTTCACCGACTACAACCTCTTCAATTCACCGAAGTGGATCGGCTTCGACAACTTCACCAAGATGTTCGACGATCCCCGGTGGCAGAAGTCGGTCGAGGTGACGGCCAAGTACGTCATCATCGGTACGCCGCTGAAGCTGCTGCTGGCGCTCGGGGTCGCCCTGCTGCTCGCGCAGAGCCGCCGCGGCCAGGCCTTCTACCGGGCCGCGTTCTACGCCCCGTCACTGATCGGCGCGAGCGTCTCGGTCGGCTTCGTCTGGCGCGCGCTCTTCTCCGACGACGCCATCGTCGACCGTACGCAGTCGTTCTTCGGCTTCCACACCGGAGGCTGGGTCGGCGACCCGAACTGGGTGCTCTACAGCTTGGTGGCACTCACCGTCTGGCAGTTCGGCGCGCCCATGGTGATCTTCCTCGCCGGGCTCAAGCAGGTGCCGAAGGAGCTGTACGAGGCGGCCGAGGTGGACGGCGCCGGACCGTTCCGGCGGTTCTGGAACATCACCCTGCCGATGATCTCGCCGGTGCTCTTCTTCAACGTGCTCCTGGAGACCATCCACTCCTTCCAGATCTTCGGCTCGGCCTACGTGGTCTCGAACGCCACCTGCGGACCGGCCGACGCCACGCTCGTCTACACCTGTTACCTGTACCAGAAGGGCTTCAAGGAGTCCCAGATGGGCTTCGCCTCCGCCATGGCCTGGATGCTGCTGCTCGCCGTCGCGCTGGTGACGGCCGTCCTCTTCTGGTCGCAGAAGCGGTGGGTGCACTACGAGGAGGACGCCCGATGA
- a CDS encoding aminotransferase class IV, with protein sequence MKIWLDGGLQDIETARVSVFDHGLTVGDGIFETVKAVDGRPFALTRHLDRLARSARGLGLPEPDLDEVRRACAAVMDANPMPLGRLRITYTGGHGPLGSDRGEHGPTLVVALGESARRPDSTAAVTVPWTRNERGALTGLKTTSYAENVVALARAREQGATEALFANTVGQLCEGTGSNVFVVLDGEIHTPPVASGCLAGITRALTVEWTGAKETDLPLDVLESAEEVFLTSTLRDVQAVHRVDARELPDAPGPVTAKAMRIFDERAGDDLDP encoded by the coding sequence GTGAAGATCTGGCTCGACGGCGGGCTGCAGGACATCGAGACCGCCCGCGTTTCCGTCTTCGATCACGGACTGACCGTCGGTGACGGCATCTTCGAGACCGTGAAGGCGGTCGACGGGCGGCCGTTCGCGCTGACCCGCCACCTCGACCGGCTGGCCCGCTCGGCCCGTGGCCTCGGCCTGCCCGAGCCCGACCTCGACGAGGTGCGCCGCGCCTGCGCCGCGGTCATGGACGCCAACCCGATGCCGCTCGGCCGGCTCCGCATCACCTACACCGGCGGCCACGGCCCGCTCGGCTCCGACCGCGGCGAGCACGGCCCGACCCTGGTCGTCGCCCTCGGCGAGTCCGCACGGCGCCCCGACTCCACCGCCGCGGTCACCGTCCCCTGGACGCGCAACGAGCGTGGCGCCCTGACAGGCCTCAAGACCACCTCGTACGCCGAGAACGTCGTCGCCCTGGCCCGCGCGCGCGAACAGGGCGCGACCGAGGCGCTGTTCGCCAACACGGTCGGTCAGCTCTGCGAGGGCACGGGGTCCAACGTCTTCGTCGTCCTCGACGGCGAGATCCACACCCCGCCGGTCGCCTCCGGCTGCCTCGCCGGCATCACGCGCGCCCTCACCGTCGAGTGGACCGGCGCCAAGGAGACCGACCTGCCGCTGGACGTCCTGGAGAGCGCCGAGGAGGTCTTCCTGACGTCCACGCTGCGCGATGTGCAGGCCGTGCACCGGGTCGACGCCCGTGAACTCCCGGACGCGCCGGGCCCGGTGACCGCCAAGGCGATGCGGATCTTCGACGAGCGGGCCGGGGACGACCTCGATCCGTAG
- a CDS encoding TFIIB-type zinc ribbon-containing protein: MQCPKCHAQMHTYNRNGVQIEQCSGCRGIFLDYGELEALTRLEGQWSQPAPPPAAPQAYPSAPAPAWGAPQHGGHGGGHYGGHGGHQRHKSFGHMLFSS, translated from the coding sequence ATGCAGTGTCCGAAGTGCCATGCGCAGATGCACACGTACAACCGCAATGGTGTACAGATCGAGCAGTGCAGCGGCTGCCGCGGGATATTTCTCGACTACGGCGAGCTGGAGGCGCTGACCCGGCTGGAGGGCCAGTGGTCCCAGCCCGCGCCACCGCCGGCCGCCCCGCAGGCGTACCCGTCGGCTCCCGCTCCCGCCTGGGGTGCCCCGCAGCACGGCGGCCATGGCGGCGGGCACTACGGCGGCCACGGCGGTCACCAGCGCCACAAGAGCTTCGGCCACATGCTCTTCTCGTCCTGA
- a CDS encoding TIGR02611 family protein — translation MNTGSDEPGEVAMADDGVKGERALGSRAPEFIKARRALHLSWQVGVFIVGLAVVVAGVIMLPLPGPGWLVIFGGMAIWATEFVWAQLVLRWTKRKVTEATQRALDPKVRRRNIILTTVGLVIIAALVGVYLWKFGLEMPWNIKE, via the coding sequence ATGAATACGGGGAGTGACGAGCCGGGCGAGGTCGCCATGGCTGACGACGGGGTGAAGGGTGAGCGGGCGCTCGGTTCGCGGGCGCCGGAATTCATCAAGGCACGTCGCGCGCTGCACCTGAGCTGGCAGGTGGGCGTTTTCATCGTGGGGCTCGCGGTGGTCGTCGCGGGCGTGATCATGCTTCCGCTGCCGGGGCCCGGCTGGCTGGTGATCTTCGGCGGCATGGCGATCTGGGCGACCGAGTTCGTCTGGGCGCAGCTCGTGCTCCGCTGGACGAAGCGCAAGGTCACGGAGGCGACGCAGCGAGCGCTCGACCCCAAGGTGCGGCGCCGCAACATCATCCTCACGACGGTCGGCCTCGTGATCATCGCCGCCCTCGTCGGCGTGTACCTCTGGAAGTTCGGCCTCGAGATGCCCTGGAACATCAAGGAGTGA
- a CDS encoding CGNR zinc finger domain-containing protein has product MLITHDTRCALDAVVDLVNTAPEDQPTDGLADVASLAEFVRRHEISDVGVLSEPDLAAVRKVRGRFAEIFSADDPRIAAALINDLVAAAGTTPRLTDHDGYDWHVHYFAPGASVADHLAADCGMALAFFVVAGEQERLRRCEAPDCRRAFVDLSRNRSRRYCDSRTCGNRLHVAAYRARRKEAAG; this is encoded by the coding sequence GTGCTGATCACCCACGACACCCGGTGCGCCCTCGACGCCGTGGTGGATCTGGTGAACACCGCGCCGGAGGACCAGCCGACGGACGGGCTCGCGGATGTCGCGTCCCTCGCCGAGTTCGTACGAAGGCACGAGATCAGCGATGTCGGCGTGCTGTCGGAGCCCGATCTCGCGGCCGTGCGCAAGGTGCGCGGCCGGTTCGCCGAGATCTTCAGCGCCGACGACCCGCGGATCGCCGCCGCGCTCATCAACGACCTGGTCGCCGCGGCGGGCACCACCCCGCGGCTCACCGACCACGACGGCTACGACTGGCATGTGCACTACTTCGCGCCGGGCGCGTCCGTCGCCGACCATCTCGCGGCCGACTGCGGGATGGCGCTGGCCTTCTTCGTGGTCGCCGGGGAGCAGGAGCGGCTGCGTCGCTGCGAGGCCCCGGACTGCCGGCGCGCCTTCGTCGACCTCTCCCGCAATCGCTCCCGCCGCTACTGCGACAGCCGAACCTGCGGGAACCGCCTCCACGTGGCCGCGTACCGGGCACGGCGGAAGGAAGCGGCGGGCTGA
- a CDS encoding DsbA family protein — protein sequence MNDSSSARPAPAVLDVWCELQCPDCRGALADLSALRARYGDRLELRLRHFPLEKHKHAFAAAQAAEEAAEQGQAWPYVEAVLGRVEELDRKGEPFLVEVARELGLDAEEFDTALIDGRHILIVDADQAEGKAIGVTGTPTYVIGGERLDGGKSQEGLRERIEEIADRLLAAQES from the coding sequence ATGAACGACTCCTCCTCCGCCCGTCCCGCGCCCGCCGTCCTGGACGTCTGGTGCGAACTCCAGTGCCCCGACTGCCGCGGCGCCCTCGCCGACCTGAGCGCGCTGCGCGCCCGCTACGGCGACCGCCTGGAGCTGCGGCTGCGGCACTTCCCCCTGGAGAAGCACAAGCACGCCTTCGCCGCGGCGCAGGCCGCCGAGGAGGCCGCGGAGCAGGGCCAGGCGTGGCCGTACGTCGAGGCGGTGCTCGGCCGCGTCGAGGAGCTGGACCGCAAGGGAGAACCCTTCCTGGTCGAGGTCGCCCGTGAACTCGGCCTGGACGCCGAGGAGTTCGACACGGCCTTGATCGACGGCCGGCACATCCTGATCGTCGACGCCGACCAGGCCGAGGGCAAGGCCATCGGAGTGACCGGCACCCCGACGTATGTCATCGGCGGCGAACGCCTCGACGGCGGCAAGAGCCAGGAGGGCCTGCGCGAGCGCATCGAGGAGATCGCGGACCGGCTGCTGGCCGCGCAGGAGTCGTGA
- a CDS encoding ABC transporter substrate-binding protein — MQAATTLRGGPTVGNNGSVERRTVLKAAGASLATLGLAATTGCGGDSGTSGDGTVTIRYAWWGADERAKRINQSIALFEKKYPKIKVKTDFQDYVAFWEKFQTQAAGGNPPDVFQNAVGFLRKYDKRGVLLDLKSQIDAGNLSLENFRAGVEKVGQVDGKQLGIPVGSNTMSLVIDEKVFEKAGIKPKQGWTWDEYFAALKKIHDTQKVAGDTGYFSIMYLYDLYLRQNGKAFFTEDGLGFDEADLTEWWTDGYNRVKAGIITDPKRVEQDKPKSSLSAGHAASEFTWDNFTVRYTAEGDSSYGLAPIPTTDGKQTGQYLASLMLSASARTKHPKEVAQFINFMVHDPEVGKIMGYDRGILATTEQFEAYKPADAPNKAIAQYETDVAAAGVLGTITPHPAGADTVESAFLRIGGDMSQGTTKVSDAVKQFFSEAKTALAS; from the coding sequence ATGCAGGCGGCGACGACGTTGCGGGGAGGCCCGACTGTGGGAAACAACGGGAGTGTTGAGAGGCGGACCGTCCTCAAGGCGGCCGGAGCTTCGCTGGCTACGCTGGGGCTGGCCGCGACGACGGGCTGCGGTGGGGACAGTGGCACCTCCGGGGACGGGACGGTGACGATCCGTTATGCCTGGTGGGGTGCCGACGAGCGGGCGAAGAGGATCAACCAGTCCATCGCGCTCTTCGAGAAGAAGTACCCCAAGATCAAGGTGAAGACGGACTTCCAGGATTATGTGGCCTTTTGGGAGAAGTTCCAGACCCAGGCCGCCGGTGGAAATCCGCCGGACGTATTCCAGAACGCCGTCGGATTTCTTCGGAAGTACGACAAGAGGGGCGTTCTGCTCGATCTCAAGTCCCAGATAGACGCCGGAAATCTGAGCCTCGAAAACTTCCGTGCCGGAGTCGAGAAGGTCGGCCAGGTCGACGGAAAGCAGCTCGGCATTCCGGTCGGATCCAACACCATGTCACTTGTCATCGACGAGAAGGTCTTTGAGAAGGCGGGCATCAAGCCCAAGCAGGGCTGGACCTGGGACGAGTATTTCGCCGCCCTCAAGAAGATCCACGACACCCAGAAGGTAGCGGGCGACACCGGCTACTTCAGCATCATGTACCTGTACGACCTCTACCTCCGGCAGAACGGCAAGGCGTTCTTCACCGAGGACGGGCTCGGCTTCGACGAGGCCGACCTGACGGAGTGGTGGACGGACGGCTACAACCGCGTCAAGGCCGGCATCATCACCGACCCCAAGCGGGTCGAGCAGGACAAGCCGAAGTCCTCGCTCTCGGCGGGGCACGCCGCCTCCGAGTTCACCTGGGACAACTTCACGGTCCGTTACACGGCGGAGGGCGACAGCAGCTACGGCCTCGCGCCGATCCCCACGACCGACGGCAAGCAGACCGGCCAGTACCTCGCCTCTCTGATGCTGAGCGCCTCCGCCCGCACCAAGCACCCCAAGGAAGTCGCCCAGTTCATCAACTTCATGGTCCACGACCCCGAGGTCGGCAAGATCATGGGCTACGACCGCGGCATCCTCGCGACCACCGAGCAGTTCGAGGCGTACAAGCCGGCCGACGCACCCAACAAGGCGATCGCGCAGTACGAGACGGATGTCGCCGCGGCGGGGGTCCTCGGCACCATCACTCCGCACCCGGCCGGCGCCGACACCGTCGAGTCCGCCTTCCTGCGTATCGGCGGCGACATGTCGCAGGGCACGACCAAGGTCTCCGACGCGGTGAAGCAGTTCTTCTCCGAGGCGAAGACCGCCCTCGCCTCCTGA
- a CDS encoding phosphotransferase family protein — MTADVLPALTAKARRAAHTEPTPCAHLDTVLADRQDATVVRHGDTVAKAHAPGTDPTELSLRLTVAANLPDTLLAPLRPTPADLHGRLVTLWPYGSPVDPENPDAAPWEAAATLLARLHRTPAPDGLPPMRGPAKAARAIARLHAAGPHPATAPVLRAWAALPAWARAEAPMPSAERTLCHGDLHLGQLVRHPAPSGPWLLIDVDDLGVGPPAWDLARPAAWYACGLLPPEEWLRFLTAYQRAGGPAVPADGDPWPALDVAARALTVQTAALAIAKSVAAGQPLDEVQQAVIDACDRMGTAPPELAHGFAT; from the coding sequence GTGACCGCAGACGTGCTGCCGGCGCTGACCGCCAAGGCGCGACGCGCGGCCCATACGGAACCCACGCCCTGCGCGCACCTCGACACGGTCCTCGCCGATCGTCAGGACGCCACCGTCGTCCGGCACGGCGACACCGTGGCCAAGGCCCACGCCCCCGGTACGGACCCCACGGAACTCTCCCTGCGCCTCACCGTCGCCGCCAACCTCCCGGACACCCTCCTCGCCCCCCTCAGGCCCACACCCGCAGACCTGCACGGCCGCCTGGTGACGTTGTGGCCGTACGGCAGCCCCGTAGACCCGGAGAACCCCGACGCGGCCCCCTGGGAGGCCGCGGCCACCCTGCTGGCCCGCCTCCACCGAACCCCCGCCCCGGACGGGCTGCCGCCCATGCGAGGCCCCGCCAAGGCCGCCCGAGCGATCGCCCGCCTGCACGCGGCCGGCCCGCACCCCGCCACCGCCCCGGTCCTGCGCGCCTGGGCCGCCCTCCCGGCCTGGGCCCGAGCCGAGGCCCCCATGCCGTCGGCCGAGCGCACCCTGTGCCACGGCGACCTGCACCTCGGCCAGCTCGTCCGCCACCCCGCACCCTCCGGCCCCTGGCTCCTCATCGACGTCGACGACTTGGGTGTAGGCCCCCCGGCCTGGGACCTGGCCCGCCCGGCCGCCTGGTACGCCTGCGGTCTGCTCCCGCCCGAGGAGTGGCTGCGCTTCCTGACCGCCTACCAGCGCGCGGGCGGACCGGCCGTCCCCGCCGACGGCGACCCCTGGCCCGCCCTGGACGTCGCGGCCCGAGCCCTCACCGTGCAGACCGCGGCCCTGGCGATCGCCAAATCCGTTGCCGCCGGGCAGCCGTTGGACGAGGTGCAGCAGGCCGTGATCGACGCATGTGACCGAATGGGCACCGCCCCGCCCGAGTTGGCGCACGGTTTCGCGACGTAG